GGCGTTCGGCGCGGCGGCCTTGGCGACGCCGCTGTGCTCCATCTCGTAGACgccgcgctcctcctcctcctccgacgccACGCCCCTCTCGATCTTCACCCTCACGCCCAGCGTGCCGTCGGGCCCCGACGCCCCGCTCAGGAACGACGGGTGCAGGAGGCTACCGTGGTGGCCCCCGGCGACGGGCTTGACCGACAGGTCCAGGACGCAGTCGGCCGCGTCGCTCGACACCTTCCTGCCCCGGCGGGCGACGCGGGAGCCGGCCGAGCGCTGGGAGCGCTGGGACCTCTGGGAGAGCGAGCTGCTGGGGCTGCCGGCCGGGGAGAGGAGCTTCCCCCGGTCCCCCGCCGCGCCCTCCGCCTCGCCCTGCCGGGGGCTGGCCGTGCCGAGCGGCGTGCCCGCCCTCTCGGCGGCGGGCATCCTCAGCCACAGGGCGGCCGCCGCCTCCGGCttctcctcgtcgtcctcgtcgctGGGCAGCAGGTCGGCGGTGGCAGGCCGGCCCGGCGAGGCGTCCGAGGCGCTGTCCGCCTTGTCCGAGCCGCTGGAGGCCGCCTCGTCCTCGGGCCGCGCCACGTCCGCCTCCACGCCCTTGCGCTTCAGCCGCTTCTTGCACACCTTGACGATGTCGTACATGTGCAGGTAGCTGGCGGCGGCCAGCACGTCCTCCACGGGCAGCGCCTGGAACTGCAGCTTGCCCTCGTACATGAACTCCAGCAGCAGGGCAAAGGCGGGCGCCGTGACGATGTCGCTGTTGAGGTGCACCACGTCCCGCTTGTCCAGCTGGTCCTTGTAGAAGAGGTGGAAGTACATGCTGCAGGAGGCCAGCACGGCCCGGTGGGCGCGGAACTGGGCGTCGCCCACCAGCACGGTGGAGTCGCACAGGAAGCCCTGGTGGCGCTGCTCACTCAGACACTGGAGCAAGTGTCTGCTGTGGTCTGGAAACTCCATCCTGCCGTCCTCATAACCTGCGGAGACACGGGGAGAGGCacggggggtcagaggtcaggttgTTTAGAGGATGGAACATGCCATCCACGCGGCGATAGCTTCTCATCCAGAGGGAAAATATAGAAGGTATGCAAGTGCAATAcccagacagggagagagacatgaaagaaaggaagaaaactCCCAATTATTCTGGCCCGGTGTGTATCAGCTCCACGGTTTGTTTCTGTTTCATCAAAAAGACGATGAGAACAGGgtataataaatgaaatatgaacatttctaactgcatttttTACTTTATACTGCAGTCCCCTGAAATTATATTTTTGGGCTTGGTAGAAAGTGCTTAATTTTGAGTCTCAGAGATAGTTGGGGAGGAGATAAGATAAAGAGAAGGACGATATTTTTATGCTATCTATTTACTAGTCTGGTATCTTAAATCTCTATAATATGTGAACAATTTCAATGTAttcatatataaatacacatacatatataaatatgtaaaagaAAGAATAGGATTCATATTTGCTCAATAATTGTAAAGATAAAGCATATTTCTGTAATtcactataataataataataataataataatacttgttttctttcttcctcttgcGGATTAGAAACCAGAAAGCAACAAGTGGAAATATAACACCTTACAGGTGTAAATCACACGTATGTATATCTCCTCAGAGACATGCAGACATTCTACATTTTTGCATTCCCATTTCACAAAGCGGTGTGCCATTTACCGCACAAAGAAATGGTTTTGTATAAAGCATAACGAAGTTAAACATTACAACCACATtaatgttaaataataatattaaaatcTTACTAAAACACCATAATGAACCACGAATGACCCTTTCAATCTATGccagtctatctctctctatctagatctctctctatatttatgcatctctctccatctaaatctctctccgtctcatctctccacctcctctgcctccactTCTGGATTGTAACCTCTCCTACGCTGGCCTGGGTATTTTTATTAACCCACTTTGGCCTGTCCTGGCCCCTTTAGGTAACCGGctttcagctgcgcacactgtCCTCCGCACGTTCACCGGCGCACACAAACGGCTGCCTTCCTAACTACCAGCACACCTCCACACAGTCTAAGTCGGGGAAGGGAAGGAGTGAAAGCTGGTGTTTCAAAATAGCCCAGGTTTAAAACCGGTCCAACACAAGACGCCCCTGCACAACCCTGCAGCTGCCGAGCACAAACCAGGAGAAAGACATGAGTGACcccactcgctcacacacacacaggcacgtacacgtacacgtacacagtacacacacacgcacacacacacccgcacaaacaCTGGGCATCCACACAATAATACGTAATGAGTTTTCTACCGACAGAAAACACAAACGCCATTTCAAAAACAAAAGAGTGGGGTAATGAGTGTGTTGTCTTTTTTTAAGGGTATTTAATGGGAAAAGTCCCACCTGTTAACCAAGTGAATGTATCCTGGTCTGGAAAACAGAGTGTCCTTCTCCACACACTGTTAACACAAGCAATTAAATCACCTCATTTGAATGAGTCCAAAGtattccatgtgtgtgcgtctgttcctacttgcgagtgtgcgtgcgtgtgtgtgtgtgtctgagcgctCACTCGCCCGGGTTCATACTCCCCCTAATGAGGGGGCTTACAGAGACAAGGgtgaacccccccctccacccctcttaaGCCAAGcgcccccccccatacacacacacacaacaaaacccCTCCTCACCGCCACCGCCCCCTGCGCCCGGCCCTTTAATTTGAATCGTTCAAGAAGTACCCTGCACATCCA
Above is a window of Gadus morhua chromosome 15, gadMor3.0, whole genome shotgun sequence DNA encoding:
- the zbtb18 gene encoding zinc finger and BTB domain-containing protein 18 isoform X1, whose amino-acid sequence is MHTAAGYEDGRMEFPDHSRHLLQCLSEQRHQGFLCDSTVLVGDAQFRAHRAVLASCSMYFHLFYKDQLDKRDVVHLNSDIVTAPAFALLLEFMYEGKLQFQALPVEDVLAAASYLHMYDIVKVCKKRLKRKGVEADVARPEDEAASSGSDKADSASDASPGRPATADLLPSDEDDEEKPEAAAALWLRMPAAERAGTPLGTASPRQGEAEGAAGDRGKLLSPAGSPSSSLSQRSQRSQRSAGSRVARRGRKVSSDAADCVLDLSVKPVAGGHHGSLLHPSFLSGASGPDGTLGVRVKIERGVASEEEEERGVYEMEHSGVAKAAAPNANGGLGHHGVTGPLSAQRRLGLEAHLSALREASLATELEKEKAPGDNGDMLGAESERSQHAEAAGMDSTLLPYVSNMLSAPHHAQIFMCPLCNKVFPSPHILQIHLSSHFREQEGIRAKPAGDVNVPTCSICGKTFSCMYTLKRHERTHSGEKPYTCTTCGKSFQYSHNLSRHAVVHTREKPHACKWCERRFTQSGDLYRHIRKFHCELVNSLSVKSEPLALPNVRDWAIEDSSQELWK
- the zbtb18 gene encoding zinc finger and BTB domain-containing protein 18 isoform X2; the protein is MEFPDHSRHLLQCLSEQRHQGFLCDSTVLVGDAQFRAHRAVLASCSMYFHLFYKDQLDKRDVVHLNSDIVTAPAFALLLEFMYEGKLQFQALPVEDVLAAASYLHMYDIVKVCKKRLKRKGVEADVARPEDEAASSGSDKADSASDASPGRPATADLLPSDEDDEEKPEAAAALWLRMPAAERAGTPLGTASPRQGEAEGAAGDRGKLLSPAGSPSSSLSQRSQRSQRSAGSRVARRGRKVSSDAADCVLDLSVKPVAGGHHGSLLHPSFLSGASGPDGTLGVRVKIERGVASEEEEERGVYEMEHSGVAKAAAPNANGGLGHHGVTGPLSAQRRLGLEAHLSALREASLATELEKEKAPGDNGDMLGAESERSQHAEAAGMDSTLLPYVSNMLSAPHHAQIFMCPLCNKVFPSPHILQIHLSSHFREQEGIRAKPAGDVNVPTCSICGKTFSCMYTLKRHERTHSGEKPYTCTTCGKSFQYSHNLSRHAVVHTREKPHACKWCERRFTQSGDLYRHIRKFHCELVNSLSVKSEPLALPNVRDWAIEDSSQELWK